A stretch of Bradyrhizobium sp. AZCC 2262 DNA encodes these proteins:
- a CDS encoding ABC transporter permease codes for MTVVPRWASSRVVGRMALGAAAGVSLAYILLPMFFVIWLAFFAQEIPSFPPEGYSLKWFRAVPGNDRFVNGFLLSLQVALVSTSIGLAIGVPAAVCLVRRRFAGREAVNNLLLLPLIVPGIVLGIALYVFHVETEIATGWPILGSLGGLVAGHVLITIPWTVRLITASLVGMDRAVEEAAQSLGADRLTTFRRVTLPAILPGIVAAALFGFIASFGNLEMSLFLVGPGRTTLPIAILQYLEWKIDPTIAAVSVLQVLFIGGAMLLTDRFVRIGRVV; via the coding sequence TTGACCGTCGTACCCCGATGGGCTTCATCACGCGTTGTCGGCCGGATGGCGCTCGGGGCGGCGGCTGGCGTATCGCTTGCATATATCCTGCTGCCGATGTTCTTCGTGATCTGGCTGGCGTTCTTCGCACAGGAGATTCCGTCATTCCCTCCGGAAGGCTATTCGCTGAAATGGTTTCGTGCTGTTCCCGGCAATGACAGGTTCGTCAACGGGTTTCTGCTCAGCCTGCAGGTCGCCTTGGTCTCGACGTCGATCGGTCTTGCGATCGGCGTTCCCGCCGCGGTTTGCCTGGTGCGCCGGCGCTTTGCCGGGCGTGAAGCCGTGAACAACCTGCTGCTGCTGCCGCTGATCGTGCCGGGCATCGTGCTCGGCATCGCGCTCTATGTCTTCCATGTCGAAACCGAGATCGCGACCGGCTGGCCGATCCTCGGCTCGCTCGGCGGTCTGGTCGCCGGCCACGTCCTGATCACGATCCCCTGGACGGTGCGGCTGATCACCGCGAGCCTCGTCGGGATGGATCGCGCCGTCGAGGAAGCCGCGCAAAGTCTAGGCGCGGATCGCCTGACCACGTTCCGGCGCGTTACGTTGCCCGCGATCTTGCCGGGCATCGTCGCCGCCGCTCTGTTCGGCTTCATCGCCTCGTTCGGCAATCTGGAAATGAGTTTATTCCTGGTCGGTCCTGGCCGCACCACGCTGCCGATCGCGATCCTGCAATATCTCGAATGGAAGATCGACCCGACCATCGCGGCGGTATCGGTTCTGCAGGTCCTGTTTATCGGCGGGGCGATGCTGCTGACCGATCGCTTCGTCAGGATCGGCCGCGTGGTCTGA
- a CDS encoding ABC transporter ATP-binding protein: MAHLQLTGITKRYGEFKAADDVSLDIADGEFLVLLGPSGCGKTTTLRIVAGFIEPTSGSVRLGDRDITGLPPWKRNTGLVFQSYALFPHMTVAENIAFGLEMRKMPKAEMAPKITEALRLVRLDHLSDRLPRQLSGGQQQRVALARALVFRPDVLLLDEPLSNLDAKLRQDVRVEIRELQRKLGLTTVMVTHDQEEALTMADRLVVMSEGRIRQIGTQQDLYERPSEKFVADFVGRSTFIDGRMDGPGRFVSAGGLVVACEGSGTGDASLALRPERLALMSAAAPAMDNSFPGAVEFISYLGSQVDLHVRLSPRERVIVQIQNRPEQPLPVIGEQVHIGWSKSTGRVFQS, from the coding sequence ATGGCGCATCTGCAATTAACCGGCATCACCAAGCGCTATGGCGAGTTCAAGGCCGCCGATGACGTTTCGCTCGACATTGCCGATGGCGAGTTCCTTGTCCTGCTCGGCCCCTCCGGCTGCGGCAAGACCACGACCTTGCGCATCGTGGCCGGCTTCATCGAGCCGACATCCGGCAGCGTACGCCTGGGCGATCGCGATATCACCGGGCTTCCGCCATGGAAGCGCAACACCGGTCTCGTGTTCCAGAGCTATGCGCTGTTTCCACACATGACGGTGGCCGAGAACATCGCGTTCGGCCTCGAGATGCGCAAGATGCCGAAGGCGGAGATGGCGCCGAAGATCACGGAGGCCTTGCGCCTGGTGCGGCTCGATCATCTCAGCGACCGGTTGCCGCGGCAATTGTCCGGCGGCCAGCAGCAGCGCGTGGCGTTGGCCCGGGCGCTGGTGTTCCGGCCCGACGTGCTGCTGCTCGACGAGCCCTTGTCCAATCTCGACGCCAAGCTGCGCCAGGACGTGCGCGTTGAAATCCGCGAACTGCAGCGCAAGCTCGGCCTCACCACCGTGATGGTGACCCACGATCAGGAGGAGGCGCTCACCATGGCCGACCGCCTCGTCGTCATGAGCGAGGGCCGTATCCGCCAGATCGGGACGCAGCAGGATCTCTACGAACGTCCTTCGGAAAAATTCGTCGCCGATTTCGTCGGCCGCTCCACCTTCATCGACGGCCGGATGGATGGCCCGGGGCGTTTCGTCTCGGCCGGAGGTCTCGTCGTCGCCTGCGAGGGAAGCGGCACCGGCGATGCCTCGCTGGCGCTGCGCCCGGAACGGCTGGCGCTGATGTCGGCGGCGGCGCCCGCAATGGACAACAGCTTTCCGGGCGCGGTCGAGTTCATCTCGTATCTGGGATCGCAGGTGGATCTGCACGTCCGCCTGTCGCCCAGGGAACGCGTCATCGTGCAGATCCAGAACCGACCCGAACAGCCGCTGCCGGTGATCGGAGAGCAGGTCCATATCGGCTGGAGCAAATCGACAGGCCGCGTATTTCAATCGTAA
- a CDS encoding metal-dependent hydrolase family protein: protein MDVFHFKNFEMLDPDAGELRGGHELVVEGDTIREVSAKPIRLENADVIDCGGRTLMPGLIDSHVHAVLSEVVIRNMESVPLTLMTARAARLMHKMLDRGFTTVRDTGGADWGLKEATEKGLIPGPRLFIAGRAIGPTGGHSDPRRRTDFGSRCHCCNAMSFSMGVADGITEVRRAVREEMRQGCDQVKIMMSGGVASPYDPLDSLQFSVVEVEAAVQEAHAFGRYVCAHAYTPEAITRAAHAGVRTIEHGNLIDDASAKLMAEKGMFLVANLVTYFEMKKHAAEFGMNSDMLAKNDLVIDGALKSLEICKRHGVPVAYGTDLLGELQVAQSEEFSLRAEVLSPAEIIRSATTIGAKVTRMEGKLGCLKAGAFADLLVVDGDPLKDLKLLAGQGQHLSVIMKAGRFHKNRLQ from the coding sequence ATGGATGTCTTCCATTTCAAGAATTTCGAAATGCTCGACCCGGATGCGGGGGAATTACGCGGCGGCCATGAGCTGGTGGTCGAAGGCGATACGATCCGGGAAGTCTCGGCCAAACCGATCAGGCTCGAAAACGCTGATGTGATCGACTGCGGTGGGCGCACGCTGATGCCCGGCCTGATCGACAGCCATGTCCATGCGGTGCTGTCCGAGGTCGTGATCCGCAACATGGAAAGCGTACCGCTGACGCTGATGACAGCGCGCGCCGCCAGGCTGATGCATAAGATGCTCGACCGCGGCTTCACCACCGTGCGCGACACCGGCGGCGCCGACTGGGGCCTGAAGGAGGCGACGGAGAAGGGGCTGATACCCGGGCCGCGGCTGTTCATCGCCGGCCGCGCGATTGGCCCCACCGGCGGCCATAGCGATCCCCGCCGCCGCACCGATTTCGGCTCGCGCTGTCACTGCTGCAACGCGATGTCGTTCTCGATGGGCGTCGCGGACGGTATCACTGAAGTCCGCCGCGCGGTGCGCGAGGAAATGCGCCAGGGCTGCGACCAGGTCAAGATTATGATGTCCGGCGGCGTCGCCTCGCCCTATGACCCGCTCGACAGCCTGCAATTCTCGGTCGTCGAGGTCGAGGCCGCCGTGCAGGAGGCGCATGCCTTCGGTCGCTATGTCTGCGCGCACGCCTATACGCCGGAAGCGATCACGCGGGCGGCGCATGCCGGCGTGCGCACCATCGAGCACGGCAACCTGATCGACGATGCGTCGGCAAAACTGATGGCCGAAAAGGGCATGTTCCTGGTCGCCAATCTCGTCACCTATTTCGAGATGAAGAAGCATGCCGCCGAATTCGGCATGAATTCCGACATGCTGGCCAAGAACGATCTCGTGATCGACGGCGCCCTGAAATCGCTGGAAATCTGCAAGCGTCACGGCGTCCCGGTGGCCTACGGTACCGACCTGCTCGGCGAGCTGCAGGTGGCCCAATCGGAGGAGTTTTCGCTGCGTGCGGAAGTGCTGTCGCCGGCCGAGATCATCCGCTCCGCCACCACGATCGGCGCGAAGGTCACCCGCATGGAAGGAAAGCTCGGCTGCCTGAAGGCCGGTGCCTTTGCCGACCTGCTCGTCGTCGACGGCGATCCGCTCAAAGACCTGAAGCTGCTCGCGGGCCAGGGCCAGCACCTTTCGGTCATCATGAAGGCCGGGCGCTTCCACAAGAACAGGCTGCAGTGA
- a CDS encoding metal-dependent hydrolase family protein, which yields MPQQILFRNFELLEPSFGELRGGYQLLVEGDTIKELSNRPIKADEADVIDCGKRTLMPGLIDCHVHAIHSEVNVRFMEMLPLTLVTARAATRLRAMLDRGFTTVRDTGGADWGIKTAIETGHITGPRLYIAGQSIGPTGGHSDSRRRTNPGGECVCCNGLQFKSAIADGDDEVRKVAREQMRQGADHVKIMMSGGVASPYDPLDSLQFSDGEVSAAVEEATAFGRYVCAHAYSAESITRAARLGVRTIEHGNLIDDASAKLMAEKGMFLVANLVTYYAMKDRAKQFGMIGESLAKNEIVLQGGLKSLEICQRHNIPVAYGSDLLGELHWDQSKEFTIRQEVVSPIEIIRSATTIGADVLRMPGKVGTLQAGAFSDAILVDGNPLKDLALLGDQGKHLSLIMKAGILHKNRLN from the coding sequence ATGCCCCAACAAATCCTGTTCAGGAATTTCGAACTGCTGGAGCCTTCGTTCGGCGAACTCCGCGGCGGCTATCAGTTGCTCGTCGAGGGCGACACCATCAAGGAACTCAGCAACAGGCCGATCAAGGCTGATGAGGCCGATGTCATCGATTGTGGCAAGCGCACCTTGATGCCGGGGCTGATCGACTGCCACGTGCACGCCATCCACAGCGAGGTCAATGTCCGCTTCATGGAGATGCTGCCGCTGACGCTGGTCACCGCGCGCGCGGCGACGCGGCTGCGCGCCATGCTCGACCGCGGTTTTACGACCGTGCGCGACACCGGCGGCGCCGACTGGGGCATCAAGACCGCGATCGAGACCGGTCATATCACCGGTCCGCGGCTTTATATCGCCGGCCAGTCGATCGGCCCGACCGGCGGCCATTCGGATTCGCGCCGGCGCACCAATCCGGGCGGCGAGTGCGTCTGCTGCAACGGCCTGCAATTCAAATCAGCGATTGCCGACGGCGACGACGAAGTCCGAAAAGTCGCGCGCGAGCAGATGCGCCAGGGCGCCGACCACGTGAAGATCATGATGTCCGGCGGCGTCGCGTCACCCTATGATCCGCTCGACAGCCTGCAATTCTCCGATGGCGAAGTCAGCGCGGCGGTGGAGGAGGCGACCGCGTTCGGCCGCTACGTCTGCGCCCATGCTTATTCGGCCGAATCCATCACCCGTGCCGCCCGCCTCGGCGTCCGCACCATCGAGCATGGCAATCTGATCGATGACGCGTCGGCCAAGCTGATGGCCGAAAAGGGCATGTTCCTGGTCGCCAACCTCGTCACTTATTACGCCATGAAGGACCGCGCCAAACAGTTCGGCATGATCGGCGAAAGCCTCGCCAAGAACGAAATCGTGCTGCAAGGCGGGTTGAAGTCGCTGGAGATCTGCCAGCGCCACAACATTCCGGTCGCCTATGGCAGTGACCTCTTGGGCGAGCTGCACTGGGACCAGTCCAAGGAGTTCACGATTCGCCAGGAGGTGGTCTCGCCGATCGAGATCATTCGTTCAGCGACCACGATCGGCGCCGATGTGCTGCGCATGCCGGGCAAAGTGGGCACATTGCAGGCAGGTGCCTTCTCGGACGCCATCCTGGTCGACGGCAATCCGCTGAAAGATCTGGCGCTGCTCGGCGATCAAGGCAAACATCTCTCCCTGATCATGAAGGCAGGGATCTTGCATAAAAACCGGCTGAATTGA
- a CDS encoding ABC transporter permease, producing the protein MAATATAQFQSDERPTSLLSASTLVGPATVFVVAGLLLPLAILFRYSFDKVDARRIMIDTFSFDNYVKFFSDPYYTGVLATTLRVAALCTVICLAMGLPLAYVLARTQSRYKNVLIMLVVLPLFVGNAVRAAGWMTLFGSKGFLNVTLMQIGVITQPLQIMFTEGAVIAGIIAVNLPYMVLTLQSVIEGINRNVEEAAFSLGAGPATMFRRVLLPLSLPGILAGTILTFILGMNAYATPVLLGGPKFKMMGPLVYGQFQLNNWPFGASVAFVLMTATLTLTATANILIQRRFRR; encoded by the coding sequence ATGGCCGCGACCGCTACAGCGCAGTTCCAGTCCGACGAGAGGCCGACGTCGTTGCTGTCGGCTTCGACGCTGGTCGGGCCGGCGACGGTGTTCGTGGTCGCCGGTCTGCTGCTGCCGCTGGCGATCCTGTTCCGCTACAGCTTCGACAAGGTCGACGCGCGGCGCATCATGATCGATACGTTCTCGTTCGACAATTACGTCAAGTTCTTCTCCGATCCCTATTACACCGGCGTGCTGGCGACGACGTTGCGGGTGGCGGCGCTTTGCACCGTCATCTGTCTCGCCATGGGTCTGCCGCTCGCCTATGTGCTGGCGCGCACCCAGTCGCGGTACAAGAACGTGCTGATCATGCTGGTGGTGCTGCCGCTGTTCGTCGGCAATGCGGTGCGCGCGGCCGGCTGGATGACGCTGTTCGGCTCCAAGGGCTTTCTCAACGTCACCCTGATGCAAATCGGTGTCATCACCCAGCCGCTGCAGATCATGTTCACCGAGGGCGCCGTCATCGCCGGCATTATCGCCGTCAATCTGCCTTACATGGTGCTGACATTGCAAAGCGTGATCGAGGGCATCAACCGCAATGTCGAGGAGGCCGCCTTCAGTCTCGGCGCCGGGCCAGCGACGATGTTTCGCCGCGTGCTGCTGCCGCTGTCGCTGCCGGGCATCCTCGCCGGCACCATCCTGACCTTCATCCTCGGCATGAATGCCTATGCAACCCCGGTGCTGCTCGGCGGCCCCAAATTCAAGATGATGGGGCCGCTGGTGTACGGACAGTTCCAGCTCAACAACTGGCCGTTCGGCGCGTCCGTGGCGTTCGTCCTGATGACCGCAACGCTGACGTTGACCGCGACGGCAAACATTCTGATACAGCGCCGGTTCCGGCGCTGA
- a CDS encoding M24 family metallopeptidase, with translation MTVGVGGSTAEKELAAIKNMRGDVPPIGVEERLQRIARAQTIMREKGIDALYLDVSSSMTYFTGLKFRRTERMHSAVLPAKGEIVYISPAFEVEKLKTMTSFGEKIAVWEEDEDPTATVTETVRALGYPSGTIAVDEATPFFTFDGLRRAGNAYTFINSIDVTAGCRMIKSEHELALMQTAKNITLEAHRLAARIMREGISTTEVQAFLTAAHRKLGSEGDPPFNAVLFGEATAYPHGVPYLQMLKEGDMILIDTGAPVDGYLSDITRSYVFGEPTKRQRDVWNLEKEAQAAGFAAAKPGNRCEDIDIAARGVINGAGFGPGYATPGLPHRTGHGIGLDVHEWPYLVKGDTTVLKPGMTFSNEPTICIYGEFGVRLEDHMVITETGARWFTQPAHSVDDPFGLER, from the coding sequence ATGACGGTTGGTGTGGGCGGTTCGACCGCGGAAAAGGAACTCGCCGCGATCAAGAACATGCGCGGCGATGTGCCGCCGATCGGCGTCGAGGAACGCCTGCAGCGCATCGCTCGCGCCCAGACGATCATGCGCGAGAAGGGCATCGACGCGCTCTATCTCGACGTCTCCTCCAGTATGACCTATTTCACCGGTCTGAAATTCCGCCGCACCGAGCGCATGCACAGCGCGGTGCTGCCGGCTAAGGGCGAGATCGTCTATATCTCGCCGGCCTTCGAGGTCGAGAAACTCAAGACCATGACGTCCTTTGGCGAAAAGATCGCAGTCTGGGAGGAGGACGAGGACCCGACCGCCACCGTCACCGAGACCGTGCGCGCCCTCGGCTATCCCTCCGGCACCATAGCGGTCGATGAGGCGACGCCGTTCTTCACCTTCGACGGGTTGCGCCGCGCCGGCAACGCCTACACCTTCATCAACTCGATTGACGTCACCGCTGGTTGCCGCATGATCAAGTCCGAGCACGAACTCGCGCTGATGCAGACGGCCAAGAACATTACGCTGGAAGCCCACAGACTGGCTGCTCGCATCATGCGCGAAGGCATCTCGACGACAGAGGTGCAGGCGTTCCTCACTGCCGCGCATCGCAAGCTAGGTTCCGAAGGCGACCCGCCGTTCAACGCGGTGCTGTTCGGCGAGGCGACCGCCTATCCGCACGGCGTTCCCTATCTGCAAATGCTGAAGGAAGGGGACATGATCCTGATCGACACCGGCGCGCCGGTCGATGGCTATCTCTCCGACATCACGCGCTCCTACGTGTTCGGCGAACCGACCAAGCGCCAGCGCGACGTCTGGAATCTGGAGAAGGAGGCGCAGGCCGCAGGCTTCGCCGCCGCCAAGCCCGGCAACCGCTGCGAGGATATCGACATCGCCGCGCGCGGCGTCATCAACGGCGCCGGCTTCGGTCCTGGCTACGCCACGCCCGGCCTGCCGCACCGCACCGGCCACGGCATCGGCCTCGATGTGCACGAATGGCCCTATCTCGTGAAAGGCGACACGACCGTGCTAAAACCCGGCATGACCTTCTCGAACGAGCCGACCATTTGCATCTACGGCGAATTCGGCGTGCGCCTCGAGGACCATATGGTCATCACAGAAACCGGCGCCCGCTGGTTTACCCAGCCGGCGCATTCGGTCGACGATCCTTTCGGTTTGGAGAGGTAA
- a CDS encoding metallophosphoesterase family protein, protein MLKIGIISDTHGLLRPEAEQGLAGVAHIIHAGDIGCADVLVRLRRIAPVTVIRGNIDTGDLAKRYPDTQVVRLGERSFYVLHDLQQLQIDPAVCGIDVVVSGHSHRPRIQTIDGVLYLNPGSAGPRRFKLPITLATLELTASDLRPVIHDLSRAE, encoded by the coding sequence GTGCTGAAGATTGGAATCATCTCGGATACCCATGGGCTCCTGCGGCCTGAGGCTGAGCAAGGGCTTGCCGGGGTGGCGCATATCATCCACGCTGGCGATATTGGTTGCGCGGACGTTCTCGTCAGACTCCGTCGGATTGCGCCTGTCACTGTGATCAGGGGAAACATCGATACCGGCGACTTGGCGAAACGTTATCCCGACACTCAGGTGGTACGGCTTGGCGAGCGGTCTTTCTATGTCTTGCATGACCTTCAGCAACTGCAGATCGATCCAGCAGTTTGCGGAATTGACGTGGTGGTTTCCGGCCACTCGCATCGTCCGCGGATCCAAACGATTGACGGTGTGCTCTATCTAAATCCTGGAAGCGCCGGGCCACGGCGTTTCAAGCTGCCTATCACACTGGCTACTTTGGAGCTAACCGCAAGCGACCTTCGGCCAGTCATTCACGACCTGAGTCGCGCCGAGTGA
- a CDS encoding ABC transporter substrate-binding protein gives MTRSKSRREVLLGAAALAGAASLPRMASAQAKGRIVVGTWGGDYARLLNKNIEAPLLIKDGWEVVQDQAGDPERRSKMLAEMRLPRGTTDVQGLSAINMFQMHDAGSVLPIDYGKLKNAGNLLPAMKYPYGVGHIYSGKVGVYNPKIVTTPPVSYKDVFDPKHGNKVGIIDIQYQYTLVCAALAAGGKVDDLEPGKKLLLECKKAGMRIYPTNEAFAQGLKAEEFGLGVMWKARVVQWQNAGISVTSMTPTEGALAYVSGFVIPKNSPNKEGAYAYLDAMLDKSAQEAFAIDMGYNPTVTNAVVAPDLNRRIGFTPDEIKQLVDLDYNYLNKNDVALKEWWDKELKG, from the coding sequence ATGACCAGATCGAAATCCCGCCGTGAAGTCCTGCTTGGTGCCGCAGCCCTGGCCGGCGCTGCCAGCCTGCCGCGCATGGCATCCGCGCAAGCCAAGGGCCGCATCGTCGTTGGTACCTGGGGCGGCGATTACGCACGCCTCCTGAACAAGAACATCGAGGCGCCGCTCTTGATCAAGGACGGCTGGGAGGTGGTGCAGGACCAGGCCGGTGACCCCGAACGGCGCTCCAAGATGCTGGCCGAGATGCGGCTGCCGCGCGGCACGACGGATGTGCAGGGTCTTTCGGCCATCAACATGTTCCAGATGCATGACGCCGGCAGCGTGCTGCCGATCGACTACGGCAAGCTCAAGAACGCCGGCAATCTGCTGCCGGCGATGAAATATCCCTACGGCGTCGGCCACATCTATTCGGGCAAGGTCGGCGTCTACAATCCGAAGATCGTCACAACGCCGCCGGTCAGTTACAAGGACGTGTTCGATCCCAAGCACGGCAACAAGGTCGGCATCATCGACATCCAGTACCAGTACACGCTCGTCTGCGCCGCGCTCGCCGCCGGCGGCAAGGTCGATGATCTCGAACCCGGCAAGAAACTGCTGCTGGAGTGCAAGAAGGCCGGCATGCGGATCTATCCGACCAATGAGGCGTTTGCGCAAGGGCTGAAGGCGGAGGAATTCGGCCTAGGCGTGATGTGGAAAGCCCGCGTCGTGCAATGGCAGAACGCGGGTATTTCAGTGACGTCGATGACCCCCACCGAAGGCGCGCTGGCCTATGTCTCGGGCTTCGTCATCCCGAAAAACTCGCCCAACAAGGAAGGCGCCTACGCCTACCTCGACGCCATGCTGGACAAGAGCGCGCAGGAGGCCTTCGCCATCGACATGGGTTACAATCCCACGGTCACCAACGCCGTGGTCGCGCCCGATCTCAACAGGCGCATCGGCTTCACCCCCGACGAGATCAAGCAGCTCGTCGATCTCGACTACAACTATCTCAACAAGAACGACGTCGCGCTCAAGGAATGGTGGGACAAGGAGCTGAAGGGTTGA